The Megalobrama amblycephala isolate DHTTF-2021 linkage group LG7, ASM1881202v1, whole genome shotgun sequence genome window below encodes:
- the LOC125272034 gene encoding mucin-2 isoform X4, with protein MPTTSETSTAPPTTTTTAEPTTSPDLTTTQAPTTTVVSTETTLLTSTVLPTTSESTTAETTATASTTTTSSPTTTTSAAPTSSESPTATTVITSETTTLASTTTLASTTMPTSSETSTAPPTTTTTAEPTTSPDLTTTQAPTTTVVSTETTLLTSTVLPTTSESTTAETTTTASTTTTSSPTTTTSAAPTSSESPTTTTVITSETTTLASTTTLASTTMPTTSETSTAPPTTTTTAEPTTSPDLTTTQAPTTTVVSTETTLLTSTVLPTTLESTTAETTTTASTTTTSSPTTTTSAAPTSSESKIATTTVTSETTTLASTTTLASTTISTSSESSTTSPSTTTTAEPTTSPDLTTTQAPTTTVVSTETTLLTSTVLPTTSESTTAETTTTASTTTTSSPTTTTSAAPTSSESPTTTTVITSETTTLASTTTLASTTMPTTSETSTAPPTTTTTAEPTTSPDLTTTQAPTTTVVSTETTLLTSTVLPTTSESTTAETTATASTTTTSSPTTTTSAAPTSSESPSATTVITLETTTLASTSTLASTTISTSSETSTTSPSTTTTAEPTTSPDLTTTQAPTTTVVSTETTLVTSTVLPTTSESTTAETTATASTTTTSSPTTTTSAAPTSSESPTATTVITSETTLPSTTTLASTTMPTTSETSTAPPTTTTTAETTTSRDLTTTQAPTTTVVSTETTLLTSTVLPTTSESTTAETTTTASTTTTSSPTTTTSAAPTSSESPTTTTVIASETTTLASTTTLASTTMPTTSKTSTAPPTTTTTAEPTTSPDLTTTQAPTTTVVSTETTLLTSSLLPTTSESTTAETTTTASTTTTSSPTTTTSAAPTSSESPTTTIVITSETTTLASTTTLASTTMPTISETSTAPPSTTTTTEPTTSPDLTTTQAHTTTVVSTETTLLTSTVLPTTSESTTAEATATALTTTTSSPTTTTSAAPTSSESKTATTTVTSETTTLASTTTLASTTMPTTSETSTAPPTTTTTAEPTTSPDLTTTQAPTTTVVSTETTLLTSTVLPTTSESTTAETTATALTTTTSSPTTTTSAAPTSSESKTATTTVSSETTTVASTTTLASTTISTSSETSTTSPSTTTTAEPTTSPDLTTTQAPTTTVVSTETTLLTSTVLPTTSESTTAETTTTASTTTTSSPTTTTSAAPTSSESPTATTVITSETTTLASTTALASTTMPTTSETSTAPPLTTTTAEPTTSPDLTTTQAPTTTVVSTETTLLTSTVLNTTSESTTAETTTTASTTTTSSPTTTTSAAPTSSESPTATTVITSETTALASTTTLASTTISTSSETSTAPPMTTTTAEPTTSPDLTTTQAPTTTVVSTETTLLTSTVLPTTSESTTAETTTTASTTTTSSPTTTTSAAPTSSEYPTATTVITSETTTLASTTISTTSETLTAPPTTTTTAEPTTTQAPTTTVVSTDTTLLTSTVLPTTSESTTAETTATALTTTTSSPTTTTLAAPTSSESPTATTIVTSETTTLASTTTLASTTMPTISETTIATETTNAASTTPVDPSTTTLAPTSSLAQSTTAQTTVPLVTTSTEAVRTTNVSPDTSTVLSTTISTTSGTSTAPPTTTTTAEPTTSPDLTTTQAPTITVDSIETTPLTSTVVPTTSESATADTTATASTTTTSSPTTTTSSLTSSKAPSTATAETTMPLATSASEALTNTDTTAIASTTISLATTTSTASTTTIIPSTNTSGQTSSEASSTTTKIPSTTTVMSPISTATTSTATSSEIPKETTAQITLAIETTSTGVTTTAAAPTTFTTSESTTAHATTTSPTTLLPSTTASAATSSEAPSSTTQTTTTSTPTLIVSPATSTLATTTNNNPTTEIQAQTSASAQSTNMPTAAITTAFQITTAPLSSTTIAFTNTAPALSQTALTTTTASPIITTVSPENITIAVTIMPISTTQVTISPTSTPTKTTEPPRTPAASMTTMTALPTTTVLADISATVPSTTATQTTTDKATTGGLLSTTVSFASTSPAPATNLISGTAVVTSNLLFSSSSPVPSENISEVLVLSAINTLRRNRESQLNDSVKVVNVTYQKISETSYAVVIAFSLSNISMPEVPELRNNTYTKVQDVVNNALNTLLNEPGNTTLQPESSNFTSTFNQINGRMGYTFQDGDAIQPVSFLKELRSQLQLTTTTAFPESTTGSSVTSQNLISGTAVVTSKLLFSSSSPVPSEALVLSAINTLQRNRESQLNDSVKVVNVTYQKISETSYAVVIAFSLSNISMPEVPELRNNTYTKVQDVVNNALNTLLNEPGNTTLQPESSNFMSTSNQVNGSMGYTFQDGDAIQPVSFLTELRLQTVSTTAGPLTTITTSPPTVLGRVIIFIRLVFVTLGPLPNENEIIQVANTLLYSRLITKLGSRAQPLSDPVNFVNITYTKMNETAYTLNFGFEISNVSMSEKLEFRNETYLTIQDSINTLLNKILNNDTAPTIKFQPGDFTDFSGNSTTIQANVTYVFSNSNITQPSIFIQELLQVIRESTLTTTTASTTTPQPISKVVIKIRLVFVTLGPIPSESDVLRVVKSVLASNLTTKLSTRATVIPSDPVIKADVTYSRINDTAYALDFEFEINSLSVNDKQRNQAYGEIQNKINNLVIEILNNPSAALSFIPANFSNPGSSSIIIANVTYVFSQNDSNSYTVFGRLVGQLFITFTTPAPTTINTTVSNNSTNAAWVVAIIVPVAIVLGLIPCWILLCCLLCGCCAAIRRRWHRRQSYNVQYTTRNSLF; from the exons ATGCCTacaacttcagaaacttcaacTGCACCTCCTACGACCACAACTACCGCTGAACCCACAACATCTCCTGACCTCACAACAACTCAAGCTCCCACAACCACAGTTGTCAGTACAGAAACAACACTTCTTACTTCAACAGTGCTGCCTACAACTTCGGAAAGTACAACAGCAGAAACTACCGCTACAGCTTCAACAACCACAACTTCATCTCCCACTACTACAACATCAGCAGCTCCTACTTCATCTGAATCTCCAACTGCAACAACAGTTATAACTTCAGAAACAACAACACTCGCTTCAACAACAACACTTGCTTCGACAACAATGCCTACATCTTCAGAAACTTCAACTGCACCTCCTACGACCACAACTACAGCTGAACCCACAACATCTCCTGACCTCACAACAACTCAAGCTCCCACAACCACAGTTGTCAGTACAGAAACAACACTTCTTACTTCAACAGTGCTGCCTACAACTTCGGAAAGTACAACAGCAGAAACTACCACTACAGCTTCAACAACCACAACTTCATCTCCCACTACTACAACATCAGCAGCTCCAACTTCATCTGAATCTCCAACTACAACAACAGTTATAACTTCAGAAACAACAACACTTGCTTCAACAACAACACTTGCTTCGACAACAATGCCTacaacttcagaaacttcaacTGCACCTCCTACGACCACAACTACCGCTGAACCCACAACATCTCCTGACCTCACAACAACTCAAGCTCCCACAACCACAGTTGTCAGTACAGAAACAACACTTCTTACTTCAACAGTGCTGCCTACAACTTTGGAAAGTACAACAGCAGAAACTACCACTACAGCTTCAACAACCACAACTTCATCTCCCACTACTACAACATCAGCAGCTCCTACTTCATCTGAATCTAAAATTGCAACAACAACTGTAACTTCAGAAACCACAACACTTGCTTCGACAACAACACTTGCTTCGACAACAATTTCTACATCTTCAGAATCTTCAACTACATCTCCTTCGACCACAACTACCGCTGAACCCACAACATCTCCTGACCTCACAACAACTCAAGCTCCCACAACCACAGTTGTCAGTACAGAAACAACACTTCTTACTTCAACAGTGCTGCCTACAACTTCGGAAAGTACAACAGCAGAAACTACCACTACAGCTTCAACAACCACAACTTCATCTCCCACTACTACAACATCAGCAGCTCCAACTTCATCTGAATCTCCAACTACAACAACAGTTATAACTTCAGAAACAACAACACTTGCTTCAACAACAACACTTGCTTCGACAACAATGCCTacaacttcagaaacttcaacTGCACCTCCTACGACCACAACTACCGCTGAACCCACAACATCTCCTGACCTCACAACAACTCAAGCTCCCACAACCACAGTTGTCAGTACAGAAACAACACTTCTTACTTCAACAGTGCTGCCTACAACTTCAGAAAGTACAACAGCAGAAACTACCGCTACAGCTTCAACAACCACAACTTCATCTCCCACTACTACAACATCAGCAGCTCCTACTTCATCTGAATCTCCATCTGCAACAACAGTTATAACTTTAGAAACAACAACACTTGCTTCAACATCAACACTTGCTTCGACAACAATTTCTACATCTTCAGAAACTTCAACTACATCTCCTTCGACCACAACTACAGCTGAACCCACAACATCTCCTGACCTCACAACAACTCAAGCTCCCACAACCACAGTTGTCAGTACAGAAACAACACTTGTTACTTCAACAGTGCTGCCTACAACTTCAGAAAGTACAACAGCAGAAACTACCGCTACAGCTTCAACAACCACAACTTCATCTCCCACTACTACAACATCAGCAGCTCCTACTTCATCTGAATCTCCAACTGCAACAACAGTTATAACTTCAGAAACAACACTTCCTTCAACAACAACACTTGCTTCGACAACAATGCCTacaacttcagaaacttcaacTGCACCTCCTACGACCACAACTACCGCTGAAACCACAACATCTCGTGATCTCACAACAACTCAAGCTCCCACAACCACAGTTGTCAGTACAGAAACAACACTTCTTACTTCAACAGTGCTGCCTACAACTTCGGAAAGTACAACAGCAGAAACTACCACTACAGCTTCAACAACCACAACTTCATCTCCCACTACTACAACATCAGCAGCTCCAACTTCATCTGAATCTCCAACTACAACAACAGTTATAGCTTCAGAAACAACAACACTTGCTTCAACAACAACACTTGCTTCGACAACAATGCCTACAACTTCAAAAACTTCAACTGCACCTCCTACGACCACAACTACCGCTGAACCCACAACATCTCCTGACCTCACAACAACTCAAGCTCCCACAACCACAGTTGTCAGTACAGAAACAACACTTCTGACTTCATCATTGCTGCCTACAACTTCGGAAAGTACAACAGCAGAAACTACCACTACAGCTTCAACAACCACAACTTCATCTCCCACTACTACAACATCAGCAGCTCCAACTTCATCTGAATCTCCAACTACAACAATAGTTATAACTTCAGAAACAACAACACTTGCTTCAACAACAACACTTGCTTCGACAACAATGCCTACAATTTCAGAAACTTCAACTGCACCTCCTTCGACCACAACTACAACTGAACCCACAACATCTCCTGATCTCACAACAACTCAAGCTCACACAACCACAGTTGTCAGTACAGAAACAACACTTCTTACTTCAACAGTGCTGCCTACAACTTCGGAAAGTACAACAGCAGAAGCTACAGCTACAGCTTTAACAACTACAACATCATCTCCCACTACTACAACATCAGCAGCTCCAACTTCATCTGAATCTAAAACTGCAACAACAACTGTAACTTCAGAAACCACAACACTTGCTTCGACAACAACACTTGCTTCGACAACAATGCCTacaacttcagaaacttcaacTGCACCGCCTACGACCACAACTACCGCTGAACCCACAACATCTCCTGACCTCACAACAACTCAAGCTCCCACAACCACAGTTGTCAGTACAGAAACAACACTTCTTACTTCAACAGTGCTGCCTACAACTTCCGAAAGTACAACAGCAGAAACTACAGCTACAGCTTTAACAACTACAACATCATCTCCTACTACTACAACATCAGCAGCTCCAACTTCATCTGAATCTAAAACTGCAACAACAACTGTATCTTCAGAAACCACAACAGTTGCTTCGACAACAACACTTGCTTCGACAACAATTTCTACATCTTCAGAAACTTCAACTACATCTCCTTCGACCACAACTACAGCTGAACCCACAACATCTCCTGACCTCACAACAACTCAAGCTCCCACAACCACAGTTGTCAGTACAGAAACAACACTTCTTACTTCAACAGTGCTGCCTACAACTTCGGAAAGTACAACAGCAGAAACTACCACTACAGCTTCAACAACCACAACTTCATCTCCCACTACTACAACATCAGCAGCTCCAACTTCATCTGAATCTCCAACTGCAACAACAGTTATAACTTCAGAAACAACAACACTTGCTTCAACAACAGCACTTGCTTCGACAACAATGCCTacaacttcagaaacttcaacTGCACCTCCTTTGACCACAACTACAGCTGAACCCACAACATCTCCTGACCTCACAACAACTCAAGCTCCCACAACCACAGTTGTCAGTACAGAAACAACACTTCTTACTTCAACAGTGCTGAATACAACTTCGGAAAGTACAACAGCAGAAACTACCACTACAGCCTCAACAACCACAACTTCATCTCCCACTACTACAACATCAGCAGCTCCAACTTCATCTGAATCTCCAACTGCAACAACAGTTATAACTTCAGAAACAACAGCACTTGCTTCAACAACAACACTTGCTTCGACAACAATTTCTACATCTTCAGAAACTTCAACTGCACCTCCTATGACCACAACTACTGCTGAACCCACAACATCTCCTGACCTCACAACAACTCAAGCTCCCACAACCACAGTTGTCAGTACAGAAACAACACTTCTTACTTCAACAGTGCTGCCTACAACTTCGGAAAGTACAACAGCAGAAACTACCACTACAGCTTCAACAACCACAACTTCATCTCCCACTACTACAACATCAGCAGCTCCAACTTCATCTGAATATCCAACTGCAACAACAGTTATAACTTCAGAAACAACAACACTTGCTTCAACAACAATTTCTACAACTTCAGAAACTTTAACTGCACCTCCTACAACCACAACTACGGCTGAACCCACAACAACTCAAGCTCCCACAACCACAGTTGTCAGTACAGACACAACACTTCTTACTTCAACAGTGCTGCCTACAACTTCGGAAAGTACAACAGCAGAAACTACAGCTACAGCTTTAACAACTACAACATCATCTCCCACTACTACAACATTAGCAGCTCCAACTTCATCTGAATCTCCAACTGCAACAACAATTGTAACTTCAGAAACCACAACACTTGCTTCGACAACAACACTTGCTTCGACAACAATGCCTACAATTTCAGAAACAACAATTGCAACTGAAACAACAAATGCAGCATCCACAACCCCAGTTGATCCTTCAACTACTACATTAGCTCCAACGTCCTCTCTAGCTCAAAGTACAACAGCACAGACCACAGTGCCTCTTGTAACCACAAGTACTGAAGCTGTCAGAACCACAAATGTTAGTCCAGATACCTCAACTGTTCTTTCAACAACAATTTCTACAACTTCAGGAACTTCAACTGCACCTCCTACAACCACAACTACAGCTGAACCCACAACATCTCCTGACCTCACAACAACTCAAGCTCCCACAATCACAGTTGACAGTATAGAAACAACACCTCTTACTTCAACAGTGGTACCTACAACTTCAGAAAGTGCAACAGCAGATACTACAGCTACAGCTTCAACAACCACAACTTCATCTCCCACTACTACAACATCATCTCTAACCTCATCTAAAGCTCCAAGTACAGCAACAGCTGAAACCACAATGCCACTTGCAACCTCAGCTTCTGAAGCTCTCACAAATACAGATACTACAGCTATTGCTTCAACAACAATTTCACTTGCAACAACCACATCTACAGCTTCCACCACTACAATTATTCCTTCCACCAATACATCAGGACAAACTTCATCTGAAGCTTCAagtacaacaacaaaaattccAAGCACAACAACAGTTATGTCTCCAATATCCACTGCAACAACATCAACTGCAACCTCATCTGAAATTCCAAAGGAAACAACAGCTCAAATCACATTGGCAATTGAAACCACATCAACAGGTGTAACCACAACTGCTGCTGCTCCAACAACATTTACAACTTCAGAAAGTACAACTGCACATGCAACAACAACCTCACCTACCACATTGTTACCTTCCACTACTGCATCAGCTGCAACCTCATCTGAAGCTCCAAGTTCAACAACTCAAACCACAACAACTTCAACTCCAACTCTAATTGTATCTCCGGCTACATCAACattagcaacaacaacaaataacaatCCCACCACTGAAATTCAAGCTCAAACCTCAGCTTCAGctcaaagcacaaacatgcctacagcagcaataacaactgCATTCCAAATAACAACTGCACCTCTATCAAGCACAACTATTGCTTTTACCAATACAGCTCCAGCTCTAAGCCAAACAGCACTTACCACAACAACTGCATCTCCAATAATCACAACTGTGTCTCCAGAAAACATAACTATTGCTGTAACAATTATGCCTATCTCCACAACACAAGTAACTATATCCCCAACTTCAACTCCAACAAAAACAACTGAACCTCCAAGAACACCAGCTGCATCCATGACAACCATGACTGCTCTTCCCACCACTACAGTTCTAGCTGATATCTCAGCTACAGTTCCAAGCACAACTGCAACTCAAACAACAACTGACAAAGCAACTACAGGAGGTCTGTTAAGCACAACTGTATCTTTTGCCAGCACATCTCCTGCTCCAGCCACAAACCTAAT ATCTGGTACAGCAGTGGTCACAAGCAACCTGCTGTTCAGCTCCTCATCTCCAGTCCCCAGTGAAAATATCAGTGAAGTTCTGGTCCTCAGTGCTATCAACACTCTCCGGCGAAACAGAGAGTCACAGCTCAATGATTCAGTGAAGGTGGTGAATGTCACCTATCAGA AGATTTCCGAAACCTCCTATGCTGTGGTCATTGCGTTTAGTCTGAGTAATATCAGCATGCCTGAAGTCCCTGAGCTCAGAAACAACACCTACACGAAAGTGCAGGATGTTGTCAATAATGCG CTGAACACTCTTCTGAATGAACCTGGCAATACAACATTACAACCCGAATCATCCAACTTCAC AAGCACTTTCAACCAGATTAATGGCAGAATGGGATACACTTTCCAGGATGGAGATGCCATACAACCTGTCAGCTTCCTAAAGGAGCTTCGTTCTCAATTGC AATTGACCACTACAACAGCGTTTCCAGAATCAACAACCGGTTCCTCTGTGACTTCTCAAAACCTAAT ATCTGGTACAGCAGTGGTCACAAGCAAGCTGCTGTTCAGCTCCTCATCTCCAGTCCCCAGTGAAGCTCTGGTCCTCAGTGCTATCAACACTCTCCAGCGAAACAGAGAGTCACAGCTCAATGATTCAGTGAAGGTGGTGAATGTCACATATCAGA AGATTTCCGAAACCTCCTATGCTGTGGTCATTGCGTTTAGTCTGAGTAATATCAGCATGCCTGAAGTCCCTGAGCTCAGAAACAACACCTACACGAAAGTGCAGGATGTTGTCAATAATGCG CTGAACACTCTTCTGAATGAACCTGGCAATACAACATTACAACCCGAATCATCCAACTTCAT GAGCACATCAAACCAGGTTAATGGCAGTATGGGATACACCTTCCAGGATGGAGATGCCATACAACCAGTCAGCTTCCTAACTGAGCTTCGTTTACAGACAG tctcAACAACAGCCGGCCCTCTGACAACAATCACAACTTCTCCACCGACTGT GCTTGGCagagtgattatatttattCGGCTTGTGTTTGTCACACTTGGTCCCCTACCAAATGAAAATGAGATTATTCAGGTGGCCAACACTCTGCTGTACTCACGTCTCATAACTAAACTAGGCAGCAGAGCACAACCCCTGAGTGATCCTGTGAACTTTGTGAATATCACATATACAA aaatgaatgAGACCGCCTATACTCTCAACTTTGGATTTGAAATCAGCAATGTATCCATGTCTGAGAAACTTGAATTCAGGAATGAAACCTACCTGACAATACAAGACTCTATAAATACACTG CTGAACAAGATCCTGAATAATGACACAGCTCCTACAATTAAGTTCCAACCAGGCGATTTCACAGATTTCTC AGGCAATTCCACCACGATTCAGGCCAATGTTACATATGTTTTCTCAAACAGTAACATCACACAACCCAGCATCTTTATCCAGGAACTTCTCCAGGTTATCAGAG AGAGCACTTTGACAACAACAACAGCGAGCACAACTACTCCACAACC CATTAGTAAGGTGGTTATTAAGATTCGCCTTGTGTTTGTCACTCTGGGCCCAATCCCAAGTGAGAGTGACGTTCTAAGGGTAGTTAAATCTGTGCTGGCCTCAAATCTCACAACTAAACTATCTACCAGAGCAACAGTAATCCCAAGTGACCCAGTGATCAAGGCAGATGTCACCTATTCAA gaattaatGACACTGCCTATGCTCTCGACTTTGAATTTGAAATCAACAGTTTATCTGTGAATGATAAACAAAGGAATCAAGCCTACGGAGAAATACAAAACAAGATAAATAATTTG GTGATCGAGATCCTGAATAACCCCTCAGCTGCTCTATCATTTATTCCAGCCAATTTCAG TAATCCAGGAAGTTCCTCCATAATTATCGCCAATGTTACCTATGTTTTCTCACAAAATGACAGCAACAGTTACACAGTTTTTGGTCGCTTGGTCGGACAACTTTTCATCACTTTTACCACACCTGCTCCAACCACCATTAACACTACAGTCTCAAACAACAGTACAAATGCAGCATGGGTTGTGGCTATCATTGTCCCTGTGGCTATTGTCCTCGGGCTTATACCTTGCTGGATTCTCCTTTGT TGTTTACTCTGTGGGTGCTGTGCAGCAATCAGAAGACGTTGGCACAGAAGACAGTCGTACAACGTGCAGTACACCACTCGAAACAGCCTCTTCTAG